Sequence from the Opisthocomus hoazin isolate bOpiHoa1 chromosome 7, bOpiHoa1.hap1, whole genome shotgun sequence genome:
CTGTGCTTCAATGAGAGGGAGAGAGCGCTACATCTAGAATGCACCTCAATACATGCACATTCCAGGGAGAAGCACCCTCCTTGTCTGCTAATGCTGGAGGGCAGCCCATTAACCAGCTTGAGCCTTTTAGATCCTAATTTCAGGGCAGAGAGATAGCACTTGCTTCATTGGCTGCAGCTATTTTCTATCTCCAGTTACGACCCTTGTGATTAAGCCCATCTCTGAACCCTCAAATCCTTTTCTGAAATAAAGACCAGCTTCTGTACAACAACATATTAGGACAACGTGTTTTGGCATCAGGCCAAAGGAATGTTTAAGTGTTAGCTTTCCAAAAGCCATCTTACTAACTCAATAAAGAAATCTCTTTGTtttgttaaaacagaaaacatgttAGACTAGGCTGCAGCTTATTAGAGCTGTAGGCAGAGAATACTTCCCTTCCTCACTGCTGGAATCCATGCCCTTGAGTATTCATTTGTTTGCAACGGCAGAAAGTTGGTCCCGGATCCTTCCTAGACCTTCTAACATAGTGTCCAGGGTTTCTTTACTCAGTTCCACAGTCAGTGCAGAAACAACAGGACTATTTCCACATAAAGCAACATCTTCCTGAATCTGAAAATTGGAATGCAGACATTAGCTGTATGAAAAATTCATTCACGTGTTTTTCCAGTGCCACTACGAAAGTCAGTGTTTAACAGACAGAttaagaaaaatgctttaaatttGGCATCCAGCTCCATCCTGAAGGACCATGGCACATTTTCTAAGCTGTGTGCCTCACTAGTGAAGCGCGCACCCACTGACAGTGTGCAAGTAAGCATATACTCCCATGACTATGGGGAAATTCTGAAGACTCTCATGGCAGAAAGCCACATCCATGTCAAAAGCATCTTGGCAGATGCCACACAGGATACTTACCCCCCATCCTGCACAACGAAATtagtttttcctcctcctctgaaaCCCACCCATCCCATTTTTGCTGGTTGTGGGGATTCAGAACTCTGTAGAACATAAGCAGTAAGTTTAGCTATACTCCCCGAATGATAGATGTGGCCAGTGAAGGAAGTTATTAGTAACTAGAAGTCATTTCCCAGCTAATGAAGGCAGCTAAGCATGCTCTTGAGGGGCTTAGGATTAAGGGGCAATgactttttatcttctttctttctttagagAACAATGGTGACCAGGAGCAAATACGCTGCCTTCTCACATCCTCATGCAAAGAAAACTCTCTCTTGCAAGAAAAAGAGGGCCTTCCTCAGAGACATCATTCCCAGGCTCTGTGGTATTTCAAGTAATATCTCTGAGAAAGTCTGTTAATTGCCCACCAGGAAACAGGCAAGCACCAGATGCCTGTCTAAACTGTTTTGCACTACCACTGGTAAGTCAGGTGTTGGACTTGATTGTTTTGATCCTGTGTCCTTTACAGCCACTGACATTACCTTTAACTGAAGCAGGCAAGTAGGGACTGCCATTCTGCTGATGCTGTCTGAAGACGTCTTGATGTCCACCCTCCAGTCCATGTCGACCAGCCGAGGTAGGGAGACTGAGGGATTAAAAAAATGGGTCTGTCAGGCCCAGCAGCACATGATGACACCAAACCCTGGAACCTGTGACTACCACCATGTATATGCTTCTCCACTTCTCGCCCTGGGAAGTATACAGTTTTAGTGCTACTACGTGGTTTCACATAATTTTTACCCTGCAATAAGCCAGTCTCTGAAGGGCTCCTCGTGACACTGGAAGGGCATACAGGATTCTGCCATCATCACATGCAAGGATGGTACAGTGCAAGACAAGCACAGGTAAATTCACTTGAACTTGAGGCTTGAACCCTTGACTGCCTGGTGGTAAAGTGCCATTTACCACCAGAATCCAGAAATTTGGAAAATGTTAGTAAGGTAAATTCCTTGTTTAATATATATGTAGAGAAAACAAGTTGTAAGGTGCAGTTTAACGGGGCATACTTAAAGTCATTCCCACTTTTGTACTGTCACATTTGTAAGACTCAGAATGCCTCTGGCACCTTTTTCAACTCCATTTTCTGGTAAGAGCTGAGCTATACTTCCTGTGTTCAAAAGTGCAGCATCCAGTTTCCTGGGAAAACAGTAAATTCTCACTAGAATAAAGTCCACAGTAGGGATATGGAAACCAAGACAAACCCTTTTGGTTTGAAAAGGACATTTGCAGCTAAGGGGCTTAACTGCTCTAACTATGTTAGACTCAATGGCTACAGGGTGTCTGAAGAAATATTGTTCCTGTTTGTCAGCTTGGGATTTTCAAAGTAGTCTGAACAAAATGCGGGACCCGGCCCACAAAAGATctgtagggaggtgatcatttATTCTCAGACTCA
This genomic interval carries:
- the COMMD9 gene encoding COMM domain-containing protein 9 isoform X2; amino-acid sequence: MAAVREGELAALQSLLKLVSALHSLTRHVVYRGLTRAEDILSLFPENFHQNLKNLLTKIILENLSSWRNEAQASQISLPRLVDMDWRVDIKTSSDSISRMAVPTCLLQLKIQEDVALCGNSPVVSALTVELSKETLDTMLEGLGRIRDQLSAVANK